One Mycobacteroides abscessus ATCC 19977 genomic window carries:
- a CDS encoding primary-amine oxidase: MNDTFHPLDPLSAEEFTTVAKILAQTHDVGASWRYTSVELSEPSKAEVAAFDNNGTRPDRRALATCLDTTQNATYKAVISLTSGEVLSWNHIPGVQPNFTVDEWEEADAVLRGHPDVIAALARRGITDMDLVFMDTWTYGDAVMPEKYRGRRLGWSDTWVRAADGANPYAGPVNGFHCVIDMNSMELLDIEDTFTVERPTMMGEYVPRHVPERLRKQSTRESLQPLHITQPDGPSFTIEGNKLQWQNWSLRVGFNYREGMTLHAVTYNDNGRVRSVANRMSFAEMMVPYRDHCEDHYRRTAFDIGEWGIGFMTTSLELGCDCLGEIRYLDAVLHNSKGEPYTIKNAICIHEEDNAVLWKHVDHDHGAQVRRMRRLTVSFHVTVANYEYLTYWRFYQDGNIECEVRATGIMVVSNFTEGAAHPHGTLVDNRTYAPYHQHFLVARLDLDVDGTENTVYATETEIEPVGPENPYGLSLRQRNTPLRTESEGKQDFCWETQRAWKVVNDNTRNGIGTAPAYKLVPGAAIPSMFDPSSPVLARCRAIEHTLWVTPNSPDERWPAGEFVTQSKEDHGLPAWTEGNRSIENTDVVLWYVFGIHHITRPEDWPIMPVDTVNFWLKPVGFFDRNPSLDVAPTPPKSCHMSGHQED; encoded by the coding sequence ATGAACGATACCTTTCACCCCCTCGATCCTCTCTCGGCAGAGGAATTCACCACGGTCGCAAAGATTCTGGCGCAGACACACGATGTCGGGGCAAGCTGGCGATACACCTCTGTGGAGCTGTCCGAGCCATCCAAGGCCGAGGTCGCCGCATTCGACAACAACGGCACCCGGCCGGATCGACGTGCGCTGGCCACCTGTTTGGACACCACCCAGAACGCCACGTACAAGGCCGTTATCTCGCTGACCTCCGGTGAGGTGCTGTCCTGGAACCACATTCCCGGAGTCCAGCCCAACTTCACCGTTGACGAGTGGGAAGAGGCCGACGCGGTCCTGCGCGGGCATCCCGACGTGATCGCCGCGCTGGCCAGGCGGGGCATCACCGATATGGACCTGGTATTCATGGACACCTGGACCTACGGCGACGCGGTCATGCCCGAGAAGTACAGGGGAAGGCGTCTAGGCTGGTCGGACACCTGGGTCCGTGCCGCCGACGGCGCCAACCCATACGCTGGACCCGTCAATGGATTCCATTGCGTCATCGACATGAACAGCATGGAGCTGCTGGATATCGAGGACACGTTCACTGTCGAGCGGCCCACGATGATGGGCGAGTACGTGCCACGGCACGTACCCGAACGCCTACGCAAGCAGAGCACCCGGGAATCCCTGCAACCGCTGCACATAACTCAGCCCGACGGGCCGTCATTCACCATCGAGGGCAACAAACTCCAGTGGCAGAACTGGTCGCTACGAGTGGGCTTCAACTACCGCGAGGGCATGACCCTGCACGCGGTCACCTACAACGACAATGGCCGGGTGCGGTCGGTGGCCAACCGCATGTCATTCGCCGAGATGATGGTCCCGTACCGGGATCACTGCGAAGATCACTATCGCAGAACAGCTTTCGATATCGGCGAGTGGGGCATCGGGTTCATGACCACCTCACTGGAGCTGGGCTGCGACTGCCTGGGCGAGATCCGGTATCTGGATGCCGTGCTGCACAACAGCAAGGGTGAGCCATACACCATCAAGAACGCGATCTGCATCCACGAAGAGGACAACGCTGTCCTGTGGAAACACGTCGACCATGATCACGGCGCCCAGGTACGCCGGATGCGCCGGCTTACCGTGTCGTTCCATGTAACCGTCGCCAACTACGAATACCTCACCTACTGGCGGTTTTACCAGGACGGAAACATCGAATGTGAGGTCCGGGCGACCGGAATCATGGTTGTCAGCAATTTCACCGAGGGGGCCGCGCACCCGCACGGCACTCTCGTGGACAACCGCACCTACGCGCCCTACCACCAACATTTCCTCGTCGCGAGGCTGGATCTGGACGTCGACGGAACCGAGAACACCGTGTACGCCACGGAAACCGAGATCGAGCCCGTCGGCCCCGAGAATCCATACGGACTCTCGCTGCGGCAACGCAACACCCCGCTGCGTACGGAATCGGAAGGAAAACAGGACTTCTGCTGGGAAACCCAGCGCGCCTGGAAGGTCGTCAACGACAACACTCGCAACGGCATCGGTACCGCACCTGCCTACAAGCTGGTGCCGGGCGCAGCCATCCCCTCGATGTTCGACCCCTCCTCACCGGTCCTGGCTCGCTGCCGCGCCATCGAGCACACACTTTGGGTAACCCCCAATTCACCCGACGAGCGTTGGCCTGCAGGTGAATTCGTTACACAAAGCAAGGAAGACCACGGACTGCCCGCCTGGACCGAAGGCAACCGGTCAATCGAGAACACCGACGTGGTGCTGTGGTACGTGTTCGGTATCCATCACATCACCCGGCCCGAGGATTGGCCGATCATGCCCGTCGACACCGTCAACTTCTGGCTCAAACCTGTCGGATTCTTCGACCGTAACCCCTCACTCGACGTCGCACCCACCCCGCCGAAGAGCTGTCACATGTCCGGACATCAGGAGGACTAG
- a CDS encoding universal stress protein has protein sequence MNTAATRIAVAYLATPGGDDALAVGAQIARSLGAHLDLCMVLPLDRPILAPLPQQERQDILSQNAAHWLNHAEATVPDDLSVTTHISFHESIAEGLIAQSEALGAAAIVVGGSGGGLVGSLSLGSVVNELVHSSPIPLVISPRGARYQKNLRIREVTCAMGTRPGARVLLDTALRICKRAETPLRLVSLVSIDPIPGGDDDQSARERATIHAQQSLETAKLVLPPDFPVTSTVAEGPTVEAAVNKLDWHEGDIIMVGSSRLAQPRRLFLGSTAAKMLRVLQVPMVVIPKEEGGDSD, from the coding sequence GTGAACACCGCCGCCACGAGGATTGCAGTTGCATACTTGGCCACCCCGGGCGGCGATGACGCGCTAGCCGTGGGCGCTCAGATCGCACGTTCCCTGGGCGCGCATCTGGATCTGTGCATGGTACTGCCTCTGGATCGCCCGATCCTGGCGCCCCTGCCTCAACAAGAGCGCCAGGACATCTTGTCCCAGAACGCCGCTCACTGGTTGAATCACGCCGAGGCCACCGTGCCCGACGACCTGTCCGTCACGACGCATATCAGCTTCCATGAATCGATCGCCGAGGGGCTCATCGCGCAATCCGAGGCGCTGGGCGCTGCTGCCATCGTGGTGGGCGGCTCCGGCGGCGGCCTGGTGGGCAGCCTGTCACTGGGATCGGTGGTGAACGAGCTCGTGCACTCCTCCCCCATTCCGCTGGTGATATCACCACGGGGCGCGCGCTATCAGAAGAACCTGCGCATACGAGAGGTCACCTGCGCGATGGGCACCCGACCCGGCGCGCGCGTGCTGCTGGATACCGCATTGCGGATCTGCAAGCGCGCCGAAACACCGCTGCGACTGGTGTCGTTGGTGTCCATCGACCCGATACCGGGCGGAGACGACGACCAGTCGGCGCGTGAGCGCGCCACCATTCACGCACAACAGTCCCTCGAAACCGCCAAATTGGTGCTGCCACCGGATTTTCCGGTCACCTCGACCGTCGCCGAGGGACCCACGGTGGAAGCCGCCGTGAACAAGCTCGACTGGCACGAAGGCGACATCATCATGGTGGGCTCGAGCCGTCTGGCCCAGCCGCGACGGCTCTTCCTCGGATCGACGGCCGCCAAGATGCTCCGCGTGCTGCAAGTGCCCATGGTCGTCATTCCGAAGGAAGAAGGGGGCGATAGTGACTGA
- a CDS encoding APC family permease, with protein MTEDLARAELDHAERSEGLVSKGLAAGRIGTFTGAVLGISTVAPGYTLTASIGLIVAAVGLKMPAILIAGFIPMFLTAYAYRELNSRAPDCGASFTWSTKAFGPYVGWMCGWGMVIATIIVLSNLASIGVQYGYQFLGAVTHNQTVAELANNKAVNIISTVALLAIATYISSRGITTSEKVQYVLVGFQMIVLVLFAVVAIVKAPGAAGHLDFDLDWFNPMTGLTLSAFVIGLVGSIFAFWGWDTCLTLGEESKDPTKVPGRAGLLCVLSILLTYLLVAVAVMMFAGIGDTDLGLANENNKDNVFGALANPVLGSWFGPLLLLAIFASAIASLQTTSLPAARTMLAMGTYGAFPKRFASVSPRFLTPTFSTVVAGVVTAAFYTIVSLLSDRTLLDTIAALGIMICWYYGITAFACVWYFRAELFQNAHNLVYKFLFPLLGGLMLAAVFVISVQESMDPEKTGSGASIGGIGLVFYLGFGILAFGALLMGIMRWYQPAFFRGELLTMDTPPLRE; from the coding sequence GTGACTGAGGACCTCGCTCGCGCCGAACTGGATCATGCCGAGCGGTCCGAAGGACTTGTCTCGAAGGGCCTGGCCGCCGGACGTATCGGCACCTTCACCGGTGCTGTCCTCGGAATCTCAACGGTCGCACCCGGATACACGCTCACGGCCAGCATCGGCCTGATCGTGGCGGCGGTCGGCCTGAAGATGCCGGCCATTCTCATCGCCGGTTTCATCCCCATGTTTCTCACCGCCTATGCCTATCGAGAACTGAATTCGCGAGCACCGGACTGCGGAGCCTCGTTCACCTGGTCGACCAAGGCATTCGGTCCTTACGTCGGCTGGATGTGTGGATGGGGCATGGTGATTGCCACCATCATCGTGCTGTCCAACCTGGCCTCCATCGGTGTGCAATACGGGTATCAATTCCTTGGCGCGGTCACGCACAATCAAACAGTCGCCGAGCTGGCCAACAACAAGGCCGTCAACATCATCTCGACCGTGGCGCTGCTGGCCATCGCCACCTACATCTCCAGCCGCGGCATCACCACCAGCGAAAAGGTTCAATACGTTCTCGTCGGCTTCCAGATGATCGTGCTGGTGCTCTTTGCCGTCGTCGCGATCGTCAAAGCGCCCGGCGCGGCCGGACATCTCGACTTCGACCTGGACTGGTTCAACCCCATGACCGGACTCACCCTGAGTGCCTTCGTCATTGGGCTGGTCGGATCGATCTTCGCCTTCTGGGGCTGGGATACCTGCCTGACCCTCGGCGAAGAATCGAAGGATCCGACGAAGGTGCCGGGCCGGGCCGGACTGCTCTGCGTGCTCTCGATCTTGTTGACCTATCTTCTGGTCGCGGTCGCGGTCATGATGTTCGCCGGGATCGGCGACACCGATCTCGGCTTGGCCAACGAGAACAACAAGGACAACGTCTTCGGCGCCCTGGCCAACCCGGTGCTGGGCAGCTGGTTTGGCCCGCTGCTACTGCTGGCGATATTCGCCTCGGCGATCGCCAGCCTGCAGACCACCTCTCTTCCCGCCGCACGCACGATGCTCGCCATGGGCACCTACGGCGCCTTTCCGAAACGGTTCGCCAGTGTCAGCCCCCGCTTCCTCACCCCCACGTTCAGCACCGTGGTGGCCGGCGTCGTCACCGCGGCGTTCTACACGATTGTCAGCCTGCTCTCCGACCGAACCCTGCTGGATACCATTGCCGCCCTTGGCATCATGATCTGCTGGTATTACGGCATCACCGCCTTCGCCTGCGTGTGGTACTTCCGCGCGGAACTGTTCCAAAATGCCCACAATCTGGTGTACAAGTTCCTGTTTCCGCTGCTGGGCGGTCTGATGCTGGCGGCGGTGTTCGTGATCTCCGTTCAAGAGAGCATGGACCCCGAGAAGACCGGCAGCGGGGCGTCGATCGGCGGTATCGGCTTGGTGTTCTATCTCGGCTTCGGGATCCTGGCGTTCGGGGCGCTGCTGATGGGGATCATGCGGTGGTATCAGCCCGCCTTCTTCCGCGGGGAATTGCTGACCATGGACACCCCGCCGCTGAGGGAATGA
- the gabT gene encoding 4-aminobutyrate--2-oxoglutarate transaminase: MTDITYRLAQKRTIVTPLPGPRSGALAERRRAAVSAGVGSTAPVYAVDADGGVIVDADGNSFIDLGAGIAVTTVGASHPAVAAAIADQATHFTHTCFMVTPYEGYVQVAELLNALTPGDHDKRTALFNSGAEAVENAIKVARLATGRPAVVAFDNAYHGRTNLTMALTAKSMPYKSQFGPFAPEVYRMPASYPLRDEPGLTGEEAARRAISRIETQIGAQSLAAIIIEPIQGEGGFIVPAPGFLATLTAWASENGVVFIADEVQTGFARTGAWFASEHEGIVPDIVTMAKGIAGGMPLSAVTGRAELMDAVYAGGLGGTYGGNPVTCAAAVAALGVMRELDLPARARAIEASVTSRLSALAEEVDIIGEVRGRGAMLAIEIVKPGTLEPDAALTKSIAAEALSQGVLILTCGTFGNVIRLLPPLVIGDDLLDEGITALSDIIRAKASHQ, encoded by the coding sequence ATGACCGACATCACCTATCGCCTCGCCCAGAAGCGCACCATCGTGACGCCGCTACCGGGACCCCGGTCCGGTGCACTGGCCGAGCGCCGCCGCGCCGCGGTGTCGGCGGGTGTGGGCTCCACCGCGCCGGTCTATGCCGTCGACGCCGATGGCGGCGTGATCGTCGACGCCGACGGCAACTCCTTCATCGACCTCGGAGCAGGCATCGCGGTGACCACCGTCGGCGCCTCCCACCCGGCCGTTGCCGCCGCAATCGCCGACCAGGCAACCCATTTCACTCATACCTGTTTCATGGTGACGCCCTACGAGGGGTACGTACAGGTCGCCGAGCTGCTCAACGCCCTGACCCCCGGCGATCATGACAAGCGCACCGCACTGTTCAACTCGGGTGCCGAGGCCGTCGAGAACGCCATCAAGGTGGCACGGCTGGCCACCGGGCGACCCGCCGTGGTCGCATTCGACAACGCCTATCACGGACGCACCAACCTGACCATGGCACTGACCGCCAAGTCGATGCCGTACAAGTCGCAGTTCGGGCCCTTCGCGCCCGAGGTCTACCGGATGCCCGCCTCCTACCCGTTGCGCGACGAGCCGGGGCTGACCGGCGAGGAAGCCGCACGGCGGGCGATCTCCCGCATCGAGACCCAGATCGGCGCGCAGTCACTGGCCGCCATCATCATCGAACCCATCCAGGGTGAGGGCGGATTCATCGTGCCCGCACCGGGATTCCTCGCCACGCTTACCGCATGGGCCAGCGAAAACGGCGTCGTCTTCATTGCCGACGAAGTGCAGACCGGATTCGCCCGTACCGGCGCGTGGTTTGCCTCCGAGCACGAGGGCATCGTCCCGGACATCGTCACCATGGCCAAGGGCATCGCCGGCGGTATGCCGCTGTCGGCCGTCACCGGGCGCGCCGAGCTGATGGACGCCGTGTACGCCGGCGGCCTCGGCGGCACCTATGGCGGCAATCCGGTGACCTGCGCGGCCGCCGTCGCCGCGCTGGGGGTCATGCGTGAACTCGATCTGCCCGCACGTGCGCGAGCCATCGAAGCCTCGGTGACGTCCCGGCTGAGTGCACTCGCCGAAGAGGTGGACATCATCGGCGAGGTACGCGGGCGCGGCGCCATGCTGGCCATCGAGATCGTCAAACCAGGAACGCTGGAACCCGATGCCGCCCTCACCAAATCCATTGCCGCCGAAGCGCTCTCCCAGGGCGTGCTGATCCTCACCTGCGGAACCTTCGGCAACGTCATCCGCTTGCTGCCACCGCTGGTTATCGGGGACGATCTACTCGACGAGGGCATCACCGCCCTCTCCGACATCATTCGTGCGAAGGCGAGCCACCAGTGA
- a CDS encoding NAD-dependent succinate-semialdehyde dehydrogenase: MTDHSTLIDAIPTDLWIGGKQVPSSTGTRFPVHNPATGAVLTTVADAAASDGAIALDEATAVQRSWAATAPRERAEILRRAWELVIARRDDFALAMTLEMGKPLAESQGEVAYGGEFLRWFSEEAVRINGRYTSSPTGAGRILVAKQPIGPTLAITPWNFPLAMGTRKIGPALAAGCTMIVKPAAETPLTMLLLGQVFADAGLPAGVLSILPTTNASALTGPLIDDPRLRKLTFTGSTGVGKILLSQCATRVLRSSMELGGNAPFVVFDDADVDAAVDGAMAAKMRNIGEACTAANRFHVDNAVRAEFTEKLTARMGALTIGPGDENGVQVGPLITAKQRASVDELVQDAVSKGAVVTTGGVVADGEGYFYPPTVLTDVPADARILREEVFGPVAAITGFDGEEAGIAAANDTEFGLAAYVYTANLDRALRVSQAVESGMVGVNRGVISDVAAPFGGIKESGIGREAGSEGIEEYLETKYIALP, from the coding sequence GTGACCGATCACTCGACATTGATCGACGCAATTCCCACCGACCTGTGGATCGGGGGCAAGCAGGTCCCGTCGTCGACGGGTACCCGGTTTCCGGTGCACAACCCCGCCACCGGCGCCGTCCTGACCACCGTGGCAGACGCCGCGGCGTCCGACGGCGCGATCGCCCTCGACGAGGCCACGGCCGTGCAGCGGTCCTGGGCGGCCACCGCGCCCCGCGAGCGCGCCGAAATCCTGCGGCGAGCCTGGGAACTGGTGATAGCCCGGCGCGATGATTTCGCACTGGCCATGACCTTGGAGATGGGCAAGCCGCTGGCAGAAAGCCAGGGCGAGGTGGCCTACGGCGGCGAATTCCTGCGCTGGTTCTCCGAGGAAGCGGTGCGCATCAACGGCCGGTACACCTCGTCGCCCACCGGCGCCGGACGGATCCTGGTGGCCAAGCAGCCCATCGGTCCGACACTGGCCATCACCCCGTGGAACTTTCCGCTGGCCATGGGCACCCGCAAGATCGGTCCGGCGCTGGCCGCCGGGTGCACCATGATCGTCAAACCCGCTGCCGAAACGCCGCTCACCATGCTGCTGCTGGGCCAGGTGTTCGCCGACGCCGGGCTGCCCGCGGGTGTGCTGTCGATCCTGCCCACCACCAACGCCTCGGCGCTGACGGGTCCGCTGATCGACGACCCCAGGCTGCGCAAGCTCACCTTCACCGGCTCTACCGGTGTCGGAAAAATTCTGCTGTCTCAGTGCGCCACAAGGGTATTGCGCTCCTCGATGGAACTCGGCGGCAACGCACCGTTCGTGGTGTTCGATGATGCTGACGTGGACGCCGCCGTCGACGGCGCGATGGCAGCCAAGATGCGCAATATCGGTGAGGCATGTACCGCGGCCAACCGCTTCCACGTCGACAACGCGGTACGTGCGGAGTTCACCGAAAAGCTCACCGCCCGCATGGGCGCCCTGACCATCGGGCCCGGCGATGAAAACGGGGTGCAGGTCGGGCCGCTCATCACCGCCAAGCAACGCGCCTCGGTCGACGAGCTGGTGCAGGATGCCGTCAGCAAGGGCGCCGTTGTCACCACTGGTGGCGTCGTCGCCGACGGCGAGGGCTACTTCTACCCGCCGACAGTGCTCACCGACGTGCCGGCCGACGCAAGGATTCTGCGTGAAGAGGTGTTTGGCCCCGTCGCGGCGATCACCGGGTTCGATGGTGAAGAAGCCGGGATAGCCGCCGCCAATGACACCGAGTTTGGACTCGCCGCCTACGTGTACACGGCTAATCTGGATCGCGCCCTCCGGGTTTCGCAGGCCGTGGAATCCGGAATGGTCGGCGTGAATCGCGGCGTCATCTCCGATGTGGCCGCGCCGTTCGGCGGAATCAAGGAATCGGGTATCGGCCGGGAAGCCGGCAGCGAGGGTATCGAGGAATACCTCGAAACGAAATACATAGCGCTGCCCTAG
- a CDS encoding TauD/TfdA dioxygenase family protein produces MTDDQTRRIYRDAGITVEKLGEHIGARVNGIELRGDLSADRVEAIRLALAINKVLVFTEQHHLDDAGQYAFARLLGEPTLPHPTVRSHGTELLNLEGAANGWHTDVTFVDRIPKASVLRPVTLPSYGGATTWASTVAAYEQLPKPLRSLVDDLWATHTNLYDYASSGASGGVSAERRAAYYTEFTSSRYETVHPVVRVHPETGERSLLLGQFVKSFQDLPSAEFASLFQLLQARITKLENTFRWNWRLGDVAIWDNRATQHYGIADFGEQQRELHRVTLAGDVPVDVHGRRSQILLGDASHYSGIETPQRLELFAA; encoded by the coding sequence GTGACCGACGACCAAACACGACGTATCTATCGCGATGCCGGCATCACCGTGGAAAAACTCGGCGAACACATCGGCGCTCGAGTCAACGGCATCGAGCTGCGCGGCGACCTTTCGGCCGATCGTGTGGAAGCCATCCGGCTCGCGCTGGCCATCAACAAGGTGCTGGTGTTCACCGAACAGCATCACCTCGACGATGCCGGGCAGTACGCCTTCGCCCGCCTGCTGGGGGAGCCGACGCTGCCGCACCCGACGGTGCGATCGCACGGCACCGAGCTGCTGAATCTGGAAGGGGCCGCGAACGGCTGGCACACCGATGTCACCTTCGTGGACCGCATCCCGAAGGCATCGGTGCTGCGACCGGTGACGCTGCCCTCTTACGGGGGTGCTACCACGTGGGCGTCGACCGTCGCCGCGTACGAACAGCTGCCGAAACCGCTGCGCTCGCTCGTCGACGACCTGTGGGCCACGCACACCAACCTGTACGACTACGCGTCGTCCGGGGCGTCGGGCGGGGTGAGCGCCGAACGCCGCGCTGCCTACTACACCGAGTTCACCAGTTCTCGCTACGAAACAGTGCATCCGGTGGTGCGGGTGCACCCGGAAACCGGTGAGCGCAGCCTGTTGCTCGGACAATTCGTCAAGAGTTTCCAAGATTTGCCGAGCGCCGAGTTCGCATCGTTGTTCCAGCTCCTGCAAGCGCGTATCACCAAGCTGGAGAACACCTTCCGCTGGAATTGGCGGCTAGGTGACGTGGCTATATGGGACAACCGGGCCACCCAGCACTACGGCATTGCCGATTTCGGTGAGCAGCAGCGCGAGTTGCATCGTGTGACGCTGGCAGGAGATGTGCCGGTAGATGTTCACGGGCGGCGCAGCCAGATTCTCCTCGGAGACGCCAGCCACTATTCGGGTATCGAGACGCCGCAACGGCTGGAGTTGTTCGCCGCCTGA
- a CDS encoding NUDIX hydrolase — protein MIAYDEELRNRIRAHLARHERRTVDDPAKRRAAVAVVLVDSDLGEDRIDPAPLEEWIGGREIPGHGLDGRMVDVSGGAAFLLCRRASRLNSHAAQWALPGGRLDPGEDAIQAALRELDEELGVSLPDSTVLGLLDDYPTRSGYVITPVVVWGGGRLELSPSPDEVVAAYRVGLHQLQREDSPRYITIPESARPVVQIPLGNDLIHAPTGAVLLQVRWLCLEGSGDRVDDLEQPVFAWR, from the coding sequence GTGATCGCCTACGACGAAGAGCTGCGGAACCGGATACGCGCACATCTGGCACGCCATGAACGTAGGACCGTCGACGACCCGGCCAAACGCCGTGCCGCGGTCGCCGTCGTACTGGTGGACTCGGACCTGGGTGAGGACCGTATCGATCCGGCACCACTGGAGGAATGGATCGGCGGCCGTGAGATCCCGGGACACGGACTGGACGGCAGAATGGTAGACGTCTCCGGTGGCGCGGCATTCCTCTTGTGCCGCAGAGCCTCCCGGCTCAACTCTCATGCGGCGCAGTGGGCGCTCCCGGGCGGACGATTGGATCCGGGTGAGGACGCGATACAGGCCGCCCTGCGTGAGCTGGACGAGGAACTGGGGGTGTCGCTACCCGATTCCACGGTGCTCGGGCTGCTCGACGACTACCCGACACGTTCGGGGTATGTGATTACGCCGGTGGTGGTGTGGGGCGGAGGCCGACTGGAGCTCAGCCCCTCCCCCGATGAGGTGGTGGCCGCCTACCGCGTCGGACTACACCAGCTGCAACGCGAGGATTCACCGCGCTACATCACGATTCCCGAGAGTGCGCGCCCGGTAGTACAGATCCCGCTGGGCAACGACTTGATTCATGCCCCCACCGGAGCCGTCCTGCTGCAAGTGCGGTGGCTGTGCCTGGAAGGCAGCGGAGACCGTGTCGATGACCTGGAGCAACCGGTCTTCGCTTGGAGGTGA